TTTTCAAAGAATTTGTAAAAATGGTTTGATTTTAGGATATTGAAGACAATGTGTTAGCGGTTTTTATTTTTCAAAAAGTAATGTTGGATTAGAAAAAACAGCCGATTTTGAGAGGGAGAGGATTGAACGTGCAAATTTTTGATTATCATTTATGGGCCAATAAACTTGTTCTTAAACATTTAAAAGAGCTGCCAGGTGAGGTTCGTTTTCAAGAGGTACAAAGTGTCTTCCCTACAATATATGATACTATTTTTCACATGTATCAGGTTGATTACGTCTGGCTGCGTGTACTTAAAGGGGACAGTTTTGACAGTATCATCCAAAGTGTCACGCGATTACAAGATGAAAAATTGGAAAGAAGCTTGGAAAAATTAGAACAAAATTACCTTCAATTAAGCGCGGAGTACCGAGATTTTATTGATGGACATGAAAATCTAAATGCGATTACTACTATTCACCATCCAAGTTATGGGACATTGAAAGCGAGTTACTTTGAATTGCTTCAGCACGTTGTGAATCATGGTACCTACCATCGTGGAAATATTACTGCAATTCTTAGACAACAGGGATATAAGGGAACTCAAACCGATTATGTGTTTTACTTATATCAAATACAGAAATAAGATCAGATATGGGCTGCATAGTGCGGTTCTTTTTTTGTCTTTTTTATGTAAGTATGGAAAAAGAGGACAGCGAATAGTAACGATATTGACGATCAGTTATGGAGAAGCATTAAAAATGGAAGCTGAAAAACGGCAAATCACGTGGTGAAATATTGAATATTTGGATTTGAATGAACGTATCTTTTGAAAAGGGTATAAAACAGTTTGATTAATGGTTTTACAAAAAAGGCAGGGGATTGCAATGGATATTTGGAAAACAAACGGATTCTCTATTTCTACTAATAAAGAACATTTAGATGTGGACGTAGTTCACCATTTTTTAAGTCATGTAGCATACTGGTCAAAGGGGATCGCAAAAGAAACAGTCATCAAGTCAATTGAACATACTGCTTTATGTTTTGGGGTTTATAAAGGTGAGGTTGATCATGGAGGCAGTCATCAAGTCGGATTTGCTAGAGTGATATCAGATTTAGCTACATTTGCCTATCTTTCCGATGTGTTTATTTTACCTGAATATCGTAAATTGGGATTATCTAAATGGTTAATGGATATTATTAGTAACCATCACGAACTACAAGATGTTCGTAGGTTCATGCTAGCTACTAACGATGCTCATTCCTTATATCAAAAGTATGGTTTCGAAGAGATTAGCAATCCAGAGCGACTCATGCAAAAAGTTCGCCAATCTCCGTACCAGCAGTAAAGGACTTTCTTAAGGACAAAACGAGAAGTCTATTGACTCATATTGTCTTTAAGAAGCCTAATTAAAGACAAAAGCTGATGTTAGGAGAGAGTTAGATGAAGGAAGATTTGATAAATAAACAATCCGGCATGGAAATTGGGATATATACACTAGCAGATTTAGGTCCAAATCCGCATACAGGGAAAACTAT
The DNA window shown above is from Neobacillus sp. WH10 and carries:
- a CDS encoding DinB family protein, with the translated sequence MQIFDYHLWANKLVLKHLKELPGEVRFQEVQSVFPTIYDTIFHMYQVDYVWLRVLKGDSFDSIIQSVTRLQDEKLERSLEKLEQNYLQLSAEYRDFIDGHENLNAITTIHHPSYGTLKASYFELLQHVVNHGTYHRGNITAILRQQGYKGTQTDYVFYLYQIQK
- a CDS encoding GNAT family N-acetyltransferase — encoded protein: MDIWKTNGFSISTNKEHLDVDVVHHFLSHVAYWSKGIAKETVIKSIEHTALCFGVYKGEVDHGGSHQVGFARVISDLATFAYLSDVFILPEYRKLGLSKWLMDIISNHHELQDVRRFMLATNDAHSLYQKYGFEEISNPERLMQKVRQSPYQQ